A window of Streptomyces sp. NBC_01241 genomic DNA:
GGTGAACCCGGCGGCGAGCAGGGCGGGTTCGACCGCAGGCGCCCAGCCGGGCAGAAACTCCAGCCGAGGCAGCCGCTCGCGCTCGCGGAACGCCGCGATCAGGGCGTCGAGGTCCTCGGCCGTCGGCTCGGCGTCCTGGTCGGGTATCGCGTAATTGGCGTACTTGATCGACCAGTCCGGGGTGTACCGGACGGTGAAGGGGCCGATCCGCAGATGGTCCAGGGAGCGCAGGGCGAGCGTACGGGCGTGGGTCTGGACCTCGATGTCCATGGGCATGTGTGGGTGTCCTCTTGCCGATCGGTCGGAAGCCGGGAGCCTATGCCACCCGGGTAGCTCCGGCGAAGGGCATGTGATCGATGGGCGCGATCCGGACCGGCGCTCCCGGGCGCGGGGCGTGGATCATCTGGCCGTTGCCGATGTAGAGCCCGACGTGGCTGATGCCCGAGTAGAAGAACACCAGGTCGCCCGGGGCCAGTTCGGAGCGCGAGACGTGCTGCCCGGCGTTGATCTGGGTGTACGTGGTCCGGGGCAGCGAGACGCCGGCGGAGCGCCAGGCGGCCTGGGTGAGCCCGGAGCAGTCGAACGAGGACGGGCCGGTCGCGCCCCAGACGTACGGCTTGCCGAGCGCCCCGTACGCGAACGCGATGGCCTCGGCGGCGCGGGCGTTGGAGGCCAGTACGGGGCCGCGCGCGGTGCCGCGGTCGACGCGGCCGGCGGAACGCACGCCGTCCGAGCCCTCGTAGGCGGCGCGTTCGGCCGGGGACAGGGTGGCGAGGAGCCGTTGCACTTCGGCCAGTTTGGCCCTGATCGCCGCCTTGCGTTCTTTCAGCTCGGTCTGGCGCGCCGCCAGCGCCGCCAGCTCGTCCTTGGCCTGCGAGCGCAGCTGGGCGATCTGGGCGACCTGCCGCTCCACCTCGCCGACCTCGGCGGCCTGGCGGTCGCCGATCCGGTCCACGTACGACGCGCGCTCCAGGTACTGGTCGGGGTCGGAGGAGAGCGCCAGCTGTACGGACGGGTCGAGGCCGCCGGTGCGGTACTGCGCGGCGGCGAGCGAACCCAGTGCGTTGCGCGAGGCGTTGAGGCGCTCGGTTTTGCGGGCGGCCTCGTCGCGCAGGGTGTCGACGGCATCGGCGGCGGCGGTCGCCTGCTCCTTCGCACCGTTGTACTGCTCGGTGGCGACCTCCGCGTCGTGGTAGAGCCGGTCCACCTCGGCCTTGATCTGGGCGGGGGTTCGCTGGGGGTCGGCGTGTGCCGACCCCGGTAGTACGGCAGCGGTGGCGGCCCCGGCGAAGGCCAGGGTGGCCGCGGTGCGGGCAGCAGAGCCGGTGTACGAGCGCTGCTTGGGTTTCCGGTGCGCTGCCACGGGGGCGTGCGTCCTTCCTGGCGACTGCCCGTCGGGGACTACCGGCGGGCCCGCCGGAGGTCCGGCGGCGGGTCACCAACAGGAGAGCGGCCCGCCGCCGGATCCCGGCGGGGTGACCGGTGTGCCGTCCGGGTGCGGAGCGGCGGTGAAGACGGTCACCTGCTCAGGGACGCTAAACCCGGGGCACGGGGAAGAGTTGTAATGACGCCTATTGCCTCATTTTGGCGCGGCACTGTCTTTGATTGATCGGAAAAATGGCAACAGAGTAAGGCAATTGGTACAGACACGAGCGAAGCGGCAGGAAGCCGCACCTGCCTGCGGAGTGGTGATATGGGCAGGGCTAGGCTGCGGCCTCATGGACGTACTCATTCATGTCTTCGTCGCCCTGCACATCATCGGCATCGCCTCTCTGCTGGGCGGTTTCCTGACCCAGATGAAGGCGATGGGCGCGGGCACGGCCCGGTTCGTCCCTGCGATGCTGCACGGCGCGCTGACGATGCTGGGCACCGGTGTCGCACTGGTCGGGCTCAACCAGGCCGACGACAACCCCGTGAACAACATCAAGATCGGGGTCAAGCTGCTGCTCCTGGTCGTCATCCTCGCGCTGGTCTACATCAAGCGGGACGAGGAGAAGGTCGACAAGGGCGCCTTCTCGGCCGTGGGCGGGCTGACGCTCGCCAACATCTTCATCGCCACGCTCTGGACCTGAGAACCGAGGCCGGAGAGCTCGGGCCGGAGAGCTGAGGCCGGGGAACCGAGGCCGGGGAACCGAGGCCGGGGAACCGAGGCCGGGGAACCGAGGCCGGGGAACCGAGGCCGGGGAACCGAGGCCGATGTTCCGAGAGCCGGGGTCCGAGCCGGGCCGGGTTCCGAGGCCTGGGTCCTGAGTCGGCCGGAGTGCGGGGCGGCCCGCGCCCCGGCCGATGGCCGATGGCCGTGCGAATCGCTACGCCGGCCGCACGCTGCCGTAGATCGGCATGTAGTAGATCGACTCCTCGCGCACATTCGCCCCCGGCTTCGGCGCGTGGATCATCATCCCGTCACCCTTGTAGATGCCGACGTGGCTGATGTCGTCGTAGAAGAAGACGAGGTCGCCCGGGCGCAGGTCCGCCGTCGCGACCCGGGTGCCTGTCTTCACCTGGTCCCAGGTGGTGCGCGGGATGTCGACGCCCGCGGCCTTCCACGCCGCCTGGGTGAGCCCGGAGCAGTCGTACGAGGACGGGCCCGTCGCGCCCCAGACGTACGGCTTGCCGATCTGGGCGCGGGCGAAGGCGAGGACCTTCTCCGCCTTGGTGGTGGCGCTGCTGTCCGAGCCGGTGCTCGTGCCCGTACCGGTGCCCGTACCGGTGCCCGTACCGGTGCCCGTACCGGTGCCGGAACCCGCTTCCTTCGCGGCCTCCGCCGCCTTGCGGTCCGCCTCCGCCTTGGCGGCGGCCTGCTGCTTGGCCAGTTCTTCCGCCTTGCGCCGGGCCTCCGCCTCCTTCTTCCGCTCCAGCTCCGCGAGCCGCGCCTTCTCCTCGGCGGTCAGCTGCGACAGCAACGCGCGCGCCTCGCCCAGCTTCTTCTGGACGTCCTGCTTGCTGGTGCGCAGCGTGGTCTGCGTCGTGGTCAGCGTCTCCAGGCTCTGCACCGCCTCGGCACGCTTCTTCGCCGCCTTGGTCTGCTGCGTACGGAAGTCCGTGATCGCCTTCTGCTGCCGGCTGGTCATCCGGTTCATCAGCTGGTTCTGGTCGAAATACGACTGCGGGTCGTCGGCCAGGAAGAAGGTGGCGCTCGGTGCGATGGTGCCGCTGCGGTACTGCGCGGCCGCGTACGTGCCGAGCGTCCTGCGGGCCTCGTTGAGCTGGTCGGCGCGCTTGGCGACATCGTCCAGCAGGGCGTCGACCTTGGTGCGCTGGGTGGCGGCGGCCTCCTTCGCCTGGTTGTACTGCTGGGTCGCGGTGCCCGCCTGCCGGTAGAGGTCGTCGACCTGCTTCTGGACGTCCTCGATGCCGGCTTTCGGAGCGGGGGCGGCCATCGCGCTCTGCGTGGAGAGCAGGGTCACGGACGCCAGTGCCGCCGTCGTGAGCCCGACGGCCGGTGTGGTGGTGCGCACCCGGGTGCGCGGCTTGCGATGCGATGCCAAGGCCGGCATCTCCTTCCGTGGACCGCCTACCGGGTTAGCTGTCGGGTTCGGGCGGAACGGAAGGCTGCCCTACGGTCCGCGTGGGGGACAAGGACCGATTCACCCCGGTACATGCGTGTGGGTCCCCGGTTCCGAACTCCCGCGAGGGCAGCCCGGATTCGGCGTGGGCGCCCGCTCGGCGTGGTTCGCCTCTGGGGGTACGGGCCGCCCGGACGAGCACGCTAGCCAACCCATGGTGCTGCTGTGAAGGTTGATGTTCGATATGCCCGATACATCTTCGTGACCTCGGCGAAGTGGGGCGGCGGGCGCGGACGGGGGGCCCGGAATTCCTGACCGCGAGTGGGCGTCCGCTCTCTTTGTGTGCCCGGCAGGGGGTGGGGCCGGCCCTGCGGTCCGGGTCCGGTTCGGCATGCGGCCGTCGTGTGTCGGTGCGGCGGCCTAGACTCGACAAGCGATGAGCAGCCTCTTTGACGACAGCTTCCTGGCCGGCCTCCAGCACTCGGAGGAAGAGCCCCCGCCGCCCCCCGAGGACTCCGCACCCGAAGCGGTGCCGGAGGACCTCTTCGCGGGCGTATTCGACGGGCCCCCGCCGCCCAGGGAGGCGTACTACCGCGACGGCGCGCACCGCCCCGTCATCGACCCCGCGGCGCTCCTCGACGGGCTGAACACCGAGCAGCGCGCCGCCGTGGTCCATGCGGGCTCCCCGCTGCTCATCGTCGCCGGGGCGGGCTCCGGCAAGACGCGGGTGCTGACCCACCGGATCGCCCACCTCCTCGCCGAGCGCGGGGTGCACCCCGGCCAGATCCTGGCGATCACCTTCACCAACAAGGCCGCGGGCGAGATGAAGGAGCGCGTCGAGCAGCTCGTCGGACCGCGCGCCAACGCCATGTGGGTCATGACCTTCCACAGCGCGTGCGTACGCATCCTGCGCCGCGAGTCGAAGAAGCTCGGCTTCACGTCATCGTTCTCGATCTACGACGCCGCCGACTCCAAGCGGC
This region includes:
- a CDS encoding C40 family peptidase — its product is MAAHRKPKQRSYTGSAARTAATLAFAGAATAAVLPGSAHADPQRTPAQIKAEVDRLYHDAEVATEQYNGAKEQATAAADAVDTLRDEAARKTERLNASRNALGSLAAAQYRTGGLDPSVQLALSSDPDQYLERASYVDRIGDRQAAEVGEVERQVAQIAQLRSQAKDELAALAARQTELKERKAAIRAKLAEVQRLLATLSPAERAAYEGSDGVRSAGRVDRGTARGPVLASNARAAEAIAFAYGALGKPYVWGATGPSSFDCSGLTQAAWRSAGVSLPRTTYTQINAGQHVSRSELAPGDLVFFYSGISHVGLYIGNGQMIHAPRPGAPVRIAPIDHMPFAGATRVA
- a CDS encoding C40 family peptidase is translated as MPALASHRKPRTRVRTTTPAVGLTTAALASVTLLSTQSAMAAPAPKAGIEDVQKQVDDLYRQAGTATQQYNQAKEAAATQRTKVDALLDDVAKRADQLNEARRTLGTYAAAQYRSGTIAPSATFFLADDPQSYFDQNQLMNRMTSRQQKAITDFRTQQTKAAKKRAEAVQSLETLTTTQTTLRTSKQDVQKKLGEARALLSQLTAEEKARLAELERKKEAEARRKAEELAKQQAAAKAEADRKAAEAAKEAGSGTGTGTGTGTGTGTGTGTSTGSDSSATTKAEKVLAFARAQIGKPYVWGATGPSSYDCSGLTQAAWKAAGVDIPRTTWDQVKTGTRVATADLRPGDLVFFYDDISHVGIYKGDGMMIHAPKPGANVREESIYYMPIYGSVRPA